The window AGCATAGCGTTCGCACCAGTCGTTGCGCCAGAATCCCGATGATGGTTGCCTCCAGTAGATAATAGGGAACGCCTAATTCCAGCAGACGCATAATGGCGGATGGCGCGTCATTGGTATGTAAGGTTGATAGCACCAGATGCCCGGTCAATGCTGCCTGGATGGCCATTTCAGCCGTTTGTAAATCACGGATCTCACCCACCATAATGATATCGGGATCTTGCCGCATTAGAGCGCGCACGCCATCGGCAAAGTTCAGGTCAATCGATGGTTGTATCTGCATTTGGTTGAAAGAAGGCTCTACCATTTCGATCGGGTCTTCTACCGTACAGACATTCACATCTGAAGTGGCGAGGGCTTTTAAGGTGGTGTAGAGCGTTGTGGTTTTGCCAGAGCCGGTTGGACCAGTGACCAAAATAATTCCATGCGGTTTACTCGTGAGCTGATCCCAGCGACCAGCGTCCAGTGGTGGGAAACCCAGTTCTGGTAAGGTCTTTACCACCACTTCCGGATCAAAAATACGCATTACCACTTTTTCACCAAACGCCGTTGGTAATGTGGATAAACGGAGCTCGACCTCTTGTCCGTCAGCGGTAAGGGTTTTGATACGACCATCCTGTGGCCGGCGTTTTTCAATCACATCCATACGTCCCAGCAATTTGATCCTCGCAGTCATCGCAATCATAACCGCTGCAGGGACTTGGTACACCTGATGCAGTACACCATCGATCCGAAAACGGATTAAGGCCATTTCACGCTTGGGTTCGAGGTGGATATCGGAGGCGCGTTGATCAAATGCAAATTGCCAGAGCCAGTCAACAATATTGATGATGTGCTGATCGTTGGCGTCGACTTGCTTATTAGCCTTACCTAGCTCGACTAGTTGTTCAAAATTACTTCTGAGTGAAAGGTCATTTTTGCTGGCTTTTTTAGCGTCTTTAATTGATTTCGCTAATGAGAAAAATTGCGCAATATACTGAGAAATATCGAGCGGGTTGGCGAGCACTAAACGGATTTCTTTACGCGTGATTTTGGCAATTTCTGGCTGCCACTCGGTATTAAAAGGATCTGTAGTCGCAATCGTGACGCTGTCCAGAGTGGATTCTACGGGCAAAATATTGAAGCGAGTCGCGTAGTTGGACGACATCACATCAGATACTTTGGTGAAGTCAATTTTTAGAGGATCAATCCGATAAAAAGGTAACTGAACCTTGTGCGCAGTCCACTCTGTTAGCCAATCCAAAGTTAATTGCTGGTTTGGTTTTTTAACCGAGTGCAGCTTGGCCTGCGCGATTGCTGTTAGCGTGTGCATCGCTGCAGGACCATTTCTCAGAATCGCTTGGGCGCTATTGAATTCTGCCTTTGCATTTTCCTTGAGGATAATACCGTCTGCCATCAACCATGTGAAAATTTGCTGCATGTTCAGAGATTGCTGTGGCGACTTAGTCATTTTTTACTCGATCTAGACAATGTTCAGGCGGACTTTGTGGTTTCTTTTAATCCATCCACCCAAGATTTTGCGGGGAGTTTACTGATTTCTTTGATGATTGCTGCACGCTCATACAGTACCGGAAAATCGAGTTTGATGGCAGATTTGAAGGCAATAGCGACGACGTTACCATCGTGTACTTCTGGCAAACAAAGTACGCGATCAAAAACAAATCGTAGTGCTTTTAAATTTTTAGCATAGCTTGGATGGTCGCCAAATAAATTCACCGTTAAGAGTCCGTTTGGTGTCAGGCAAGCAGCGCAGGCTTCATAAAATTCTGCGGTATCTAATACCGGACCTTTAGCCGTCGCGTCATATAAATCGACTTGCATGATATCGATTTGTCCTTCATTGGACGGATCATTGACAAAATCTAAGGCGTCCATTTCAACAACATGAAGACGTTCATCATTGGCCGGCAACTTAAACATGCTTTCGCAAATGGCGATGACAGCCGGGTTCAGATCAACTGCGGTAATCCGCGCCATGGGAAACTGGCGATAACAGAATTTGGTCAATGCACCCGTGCCCAGACCTAATTGCACAATGTACTTAGGGTCGGTGGCGAACAACATCCAGGCCATCATTTGTTGCGCGTATTCCAGCTCCAGCCAGTCGGGTTTGCGCAAGCGCATCGCACCTTGTACCCACTCCGTACCAAAATGCAGATAGCGCACGCCATCCAGTTCAGACAAAGTGATTGGGGCAAATTTGGCTTTACGTGCTGGTTTTTGTGCTGTACTACCAGCAGCTCTGGGGCCGGAGCGATAGTTGGCTTCGGCTTCTATGGATTTTCGTTTGATTAGCATGTAAGTATTTTACCTAGTCCAGAGAATAAAAAAATATTTCATCTCTACTCTTTACAAAAAACTACATAGAAATATCAGCGGATTTTTTACAGACCAGAGTAAGGTCTTAGTTGCCAAGCTCTGTCGTGGCAATGTTGCGTAAGTCCTTGCCAAGACCAATTTTGGACAGAGAGATAGTTACTTGAACTGTGAGAAAGTTATTCCCATGCTATATTTTTGTAATGGCTATTTGCCATTTTTCTTTTTTGACAGGGATTAATTCGTGAAAAAACACCTTCTGCGTAGTTTTGCTTTAAGTAGCGTTACATTAAGTGTATTGGCTCTATGTTCCAACCTTGTAATCGCTGATGAACCAGCTAAACCCGTTGGCTCTGCAACCAGCTCTGGTATTGATATTCAGTATATTGATCCTTCTGTCAGGGTACAGGACGATTTTTTTAGTTACTTGAATGGTAAATGGCTTAAAACTACAGAAATTCCTGCCGACAAATCGAGTTGGGGCGCATTTGCTAAATTGCGCGACGACACGCAACCACAACTGCGTGACTTGATCGAAGCGGCACAAAAAGATACGCATAAAAAGATCGGTTCTGAAGAGCAAAAAATGGGTGATTTTTACGCCAGTTATATGGATGAAAAAAAACTAGAGGCACTTAGCTATCAGCCATTGGCAGCAGAATTACAGCACATTCGCGTCATCAAAAATAAAAAAGCTATCCCTGCATTGATTGCCCATCTGAACCAGATCGGCGTAGCTGCACCGTACTCAATTTATGTCGGACAAGATGCCAGTGCTTCTACTAAATATGCGGCTCATATTAGCCAAGGCGGACTAGGTTTGCCCGATCGTGATTATTATCTTAAGAAAGATGATACCAAGCTGGCTGATGTGCGAGCCAAGTACGAACGTCATATAGAAAAAATTCTAAGTTTAGCCGGTGAAAAAAATGCGGCAGCTAACGCTAAGGCTATTATTGGACTAGAGACAGCCCTCGCTGAAGTGCAGTGGACGAAGGTGGAAAATCGTGATCCAGTCAAGCGCTATAACCGGATAGAAATAAAAAATTTAGATACGATTACTCCAGGCTATGACTGGCAAATGGCACTAGGTGCTGCAGGTATCGCAAGTAAGGTGGATTATGTCATCGTCGGTCAGCCTAGCTACTTTACGGGTCTGAATCAATTGATACAGACAACTGATTTGGCAACATGGAAATCTTATTTTGAATGGCAATTATTGCGCAGCTATTCTGAGTATTTATCCAAGAATTTTGTAGACGCTAATTTTGATTTCTACGGTACCACGATCACGGGTGTGACAGAAATGCGCCCACGTTGGAAACGCGGGGTTACCGTTGTCGAATCTGCTTTGGGTGAAGCGGTTGGGAAGAAATACGTTGCCCGGTACTTTCCTGCTGAGCGCAAAATACGCATGGAAGAATTGGTTAAAAATCTGTTGGTCGCTTACAAACAAAGTATTGATACGTTGGACTGGATGAGTCCAGAAACTAAGAGAGAAGCACAAGCCAAACTTGCTAAATTTACGCCTAAGATCGCGTATCCAAATAAGTGGCGTGA of the Undibacterium sp. 5I1 genome contains:
- a CDS encoding GspE/PulE family protein, which produces MTKSPQQSLNMQQIFTWLMADGIILKENAKAEFNSAQAILRNGPAAMHTLTAIAQAKLHSVKKPNQQLTLDWLTEWTAHKVQLPFYRIDPLKIDFTKVSDVMSSNYATRFNILPVESTLDSVTIATTDPFNTEWQPEIAKITRKEIRLVLANPLDISQYIAQFFSLAKSIKDAKKASKNDLSLRSNFEQLVELGKANKQVDANDQHIINIVDWLWQFAFDQRASDIHLEPKREMALIRFRIDGVLHQVYQVPAAVMIAMTARIKLLGRMDVIEKRRPQDGRIKTLTADGQEVELRLSTLPTAFGEKVVMRIFDPEVVVKTLPELGFPPLDAGRWDQLTSKPHGIILVTGPTGSGKTTTLYTTLKALATSDVNVCTVEDPIEMVEPSFNQMQIQPSIDLNFADGVRALMRQDPDIIMVGEIRDLQTAEMAIQAALTGHLVLSTLHTNDAPSAIMRLLELGVPYYLLEATIIGILAQRLVRTLCSHCKSGDGEIADAVWKSLTEEWNLPKPTTIYRPVGCPECRLTGYKGRTGLYELLTVTLPFSKLIKEESDIHALRKQSIADQMKPLRIAGAYKIIEGLTTADEVLKVTSSLI
- a CDS encoding methyltransferase domain-containing protein; translation: MLIKRKSIEAEANYRSGPRAAGSTAQKPARKAKFAPITLSELDGVRYLHFGTEWVQGAMRLRKPDWLELEYAQQMMAWMLFATDPKYIVQLGLGTGALTKFCYRQFPMARITAVDLNPAVIAICESMFKLPANDERLHVVEMDALDFVNDPSNEGQIDIMQVDLYDATAKGPVLDTAEFYEACAACLTPNGLLTVNLFGDHPSYAKNLKALRFVFDRVLCLPEVHDGNVVAIAFKSAIKLDFPVLYERAAIIKEISKLPAKSWVDGLKETTKSA
- a CDS encoding M13 family metallopeptidase; amino-acid sequence: MKKHLLRSFALSSVTLSVLALCSNLVIADEPAKPVGSATSSGIDIQYIDPSVRVQDDFFSYLNGKWLKTTEIPADKSSWGAFAKLRDDTQPQLRDLIEAAQKDTHKKIGSEEQKMGDFYASYMDEKKLEALSYQPLAAELQHIRVIKNKKAIPALIAHLNQIGVAAPYSIYVGQDASASTKYAAHISQGGLGLPDRDYYLKKDDTKLADVRAKYERHIEKILSLAGEKNAAANAKAIIGLETALAEVQWTKVENRDPVKRYNRIEIKNLDTITPGYDWQMALGAAGIASKVDYVIVGQPSYFTGLNQLIQTTDLATWKSYFEWQLLRSYSEYLSKNFVDANFDFYGTTITGVTEMRPRWKRGVTVVESALGEAVGKKYVARYFPAERKIRMEELVKNLLVAYKQSIDTLDWMSPETKREAQAKLAKFTPKIAYPNKWRDYSALSIKNGDLVGNVMRANTFSYQRRVDKLGKPIDREEWGMTPQTVNAYYNSSMNEIVFPASILQPPFFDMGADDAVNYGAIGAVIGHEISHGFDDKGSLFDGDGNLRDWWTKEDRKNFSTKTDMLVAQYNSYSPLPGYNVNGELTLGENIADNSGIAIAFKAYKLSLNGKPAPVIDGLTGDQRFYMGFGQVWRSKMRDQQQIVQVKTDPHSPGQFRANGTMVNQPGFYEAFDVKQGDKMYLPPEKRVILW